The proteins below are encoded in one region of Belonocnema kinseyi isolate 2016_QV_RU_SX_M_011 chromosome 3, B_treatae_v1, whole genome shotgun sequence:
- the LOC117168763 gene encoding F-box only protein 28 isoform X1 has product MVSTRQSSNMGGTSGGGGGGSVCETVGEVVQHRKNSTHVPGPFSTLQIVESPPAAATVDMHRQLNLLDMPIEILEKICSYVNYNTVASLRPVCHQLDRVCGSILNSTFQRLQAQMLSRFQAIKAQMPRRESARRNHPLACESDIIETLHMRLTLLQMSFGKHIERKHCCFFPGEILDEVYRILHYIKVTPKLARPYKVTDELFDLSTMAMEYFKERIEPTLPEIPYFGADFLDLTGTFSSASNVNKPYLCLDSAPMSVGGKAGSGEEGSPTHSSADEPGGGGSGGGMLDSNVAPPQSNMVLRKRIRKIKQGMKRYNSQLTLMRRDLRSCKAKIAEQQKQIVEYATRLDENDKKNEETSRKFSTLLQVFTKELNKCKTELQYWRSRSPAIPVCGGCGQSMPLPIDDLQTLANQGVLPEGAFGEGFDFIPIPAETPSPTESINPLPAPTTTQSVEAPLEMAPPKAPPPAVSLVSKRKASSSAAEESPTDGTKKPRRTAKTRQAKRSKV; this is encoded by the exons ATGGTGTCCACACGACAGTCGAGTAACATGGGGGGAACTAGTGGTGGTGGTGGGGGAGGTTCGGTTTGTGAAACCGTCGGTGAAGTGGTACAACATCGCAAAAATTCGACACACGTGCCTGGACCGTTCTCTACACTTCAAATAGTGGAAAGTCCACCAGCAGCAGCAACGGTAGACATGCACCGGCAATTAAATCTTTTGGATATGCCTATTGAAATACTGGAAAAGATCTGTAGTTACGTGAACTACAACACTGTAGCTAGCTTGCGACCA GTTTGTCACCAACTCGATCGGGTCTGCGGCTCGATTCTGAATTCGACTTTCCAACGCCTACAGGCACAAATGTTGAGTCGTTTCCAGGCTATCAAAGCGCAGATGCCTCGTCGTGAATCTGCACGTCGAAATCATCCACTGGCCTGCGAGTCAGACATTATTGAAACACTGCACATGCGACTTACTTTATTGCAGATGAGTTTCGGTAAACACATTGAACGAAAACATTGCTGTTTCTTCCCAGGAGAA ATTCTGGATGAAGTATACCGCATTCTTCATTACATCAAAGTCACTCCAAAACTGGCCAGGCCTTACAAAGTAACAGATGAGCTTTTTGATTTGAGCACCATGGCAATGGAGTACTTTAAAGAACGCATTGAACCTACTTTACCAGAAATTCCCTACTTTGGAGCTGACTTCCTGGATCTTACAGGCACATTCTCCT cTGCTAGTAATGTAAATAAGCCTTACTTGTGCCTGGACTCTGCACCAATGAGCGTGGGAGGAAAGGCAGGAAGTGGAGAAGAAGGATCGCCGACTCATTCCTCTGCTGATGAACCCGGCGGTGGTGGCAGCGGCGGTGGGATGTTAGACTCAAACGTCGCCCCGCCCCAGTCGAATATGGTTCTTCGAAAAAGAATCCGTAAAATCAAGCAAGGCATGAAAAGGTACAATAGTCAGCTGACGTTGATGCGCAGAGACTTGCGGAGCTGCAAAGCAAAAATCGCTGAGCAGCAAAAGCAGATTGTTGAGTACGCTACACGGCTCGATGAGAACgataagaaaaatgaagaaacatCGAGAAAATTCAGTACACTCCTACAGGTATTTACGAAG GAGTTGAATAAATGCAAGACGGAGCTTCAGTACTGGCGTTCCAGATCGCCAGCTATTCCAGTTTGTGGGGGTTGTGGGCAATCCATGCCTTTGCCTATTGATGATCTGCAGACTCTTGCCAATCAAGGTGTTTTGCCAGAGGGGGCATTTGGGGAGGGATTTGATTTCATACCTATACCAGCAGAAACTCCGAGCCCGACGGAATCGATTAATCCGCTACCAGCGCCAACTACGACACAATCTGTCGAAGCTCCATTGGAAATGGCACCACCAAAAGCTCCTCCTCCTGCTGTATCGCTTGTGTCGAAAAGGAAAGCATCTTCTTCAGCTGCCGAAGAATCGCCGACCGATGGGACGAAGAAGCCACGACGCACAGCCAAGACTCGCCAGGCCAAGCGTTCAAAGGTTTAA
- the LOC117168763 gene encoding F-box only protein 28 isoform X2, whose amino-acid sequence MVSTRQSSNMGGTSGGGGGGSVCETVGEVVQHRKNSTHVPGPFSTLQIVESPPAAATVDMHRQLNLLDMPIEILEKICSYVNYNTVASLRPVCHQLDRVCGSILNSTFQRLQAQMLSRFQAIKAQMPRRESARRNHPLACESDIIETLHMRLTLLQMSFGKHIERKHCCFFPGEILDEVYRILHYIKVTPKLARPYKVTDELFDLSTMAMEYFKERIEPTLPEIPYFGADFLDLTGTFSSASNVNKPYLCLDSAPMSVGGKAGSGEEGSPTHSSADEPGGGGSGGGMLDSNVAPPQSNMVLRKRIRKIKQGMKRYNSQLTLMRRDLRSCKAKIAEQQKQIVEYATRLDENDKKNEETSRKFSTLLQELNKCKTELQYWRSRSPAIPVCGGCGQSMPLPIDDLQTLANQGVLPEGAFGEGFDFIPIPAETPSPTESINPLPAPTTTQSVEAPLEMAPPKAPPPAVSLVSKRKASSSAAEESPTDGTKKPRRTAKTRQAKRSKV is encoded by the exons ATGGTGTCCACACGACAGTCGAGTAACATGGGGGGAACTAGTGGTGGTGGTGGGGGAGGTTCGGTTTGTGAAACCGTCGGTGAAGTGGTACAACATCGCAAAAATTCGACACACGTGCCTGGACCGTTCTCTACACTTCAAATAGTGGAAAGTCCACCAGCAGCAGCAACGGTAGACATGCACCGGCAATTAAATCTTTTGGATATGCCTATTGAAATACTGGAAAAGATCTGTAGTTACGTGAACTACAACACTGTAGCTAGCTTGCGACCA GTTTGTCACCAACTCGATCGGGTCTGCGGCTCGATTCTGAATTCGACTTTCCAACGCCTACAGGCACAAATGTTGAGTCGTTTCCAGGCTATCAAAGCGCAGATGCCTCGTCGTGAATCTGCACGTCGAAATCATCCACTGGCCTGCGAGTCAGACATTATTGAAACACTGCACATGCGACTTACTTTATTGCAGATGAGTTTCGGTAAACACATTGAACGAAAACATTGCTGTTTCTTCCCAGGAGAA ATTCTGGATGAAGTATACCGCATTCTTCATTACATCAAAGTCACTCCAAAACTGGCCAGGCCTTACAAAGTAACAGATGAGCTTTTTGATTTGAGCACCATGGCAATGGAGTACTTTAAAGAACGCATTGAACCTACTTTACCAGAAATTCCCTACTTTGGAGCTGACTTCCTGGATCTTACAGGCACATTCTCCT cTGCTAGTAATGTAAATAAGCCTTACTTGTGCCTGGACTCTGCACCAATGAGCGTGGGAGGAAAGGCAGGAAGTGGAGAAGAAGGATCGCCGACTCATTCCTCTGCTGATGAACCCGGCGGTGGTGGCAGCGGCGGTGGGATGTTAGACTCAAACGTCGCCCCGCCCCAGTCGAATATGGTTCTTCGAAAAAGAATCCGTAAAATCAAGCAAGGCATGAAAAGGTACAATAGTCAGCTGACGTTGATGCGCAGAGACTTGCGGAGCTGCAAAGCAAAAATCGCTGAGCAGCAAAAGCAGATTGTTGAGTACGCTACACGGCTCGATGAGAACgataagaaaaatgaagaaacatCGAGAAAATTCAGTACACTCCTACAG GAGTTGAATAAATGCAAGACGGAGCTTCAGTACTGGCGTTCCAGATCGCCAGCTATTCCAGTTTGTGGGGGTTGTGGGCAATCCATGCCTTTGCCTATTGATGATCTGCAGACTCTTGCCAATCAAGGTGTTTTGCCAGAGGGGGCATTTGGGGAGGGATTTGATTTCATACCTATACCAGCAGAAACTCCGAGCCCGACGGAATCGATTAATCCGCTACCAGCGCCAACTACGACACAATCTGTCGAAGCTCCATTGGAAATGGCACCACCAAAAGCTCCTCCTCCTGCTGTATCGCTTGTGTCGAAAAGGAAAGCATCTTCTTCAGCTGCCGAAGAATCGCCGACCGATGGGACGAAGAAGCCACGACGCACAGCCAAGACTCGCCAGGCCAAGCGTTCAAAGGTTTAA
- the LOC117170100 gene encoding uncharacterized protein LOC117170100 has protein sequence MGLLHFRRADAQYPGNKIGLTMNDECSYMADIRGTREIPSWIQETRINEAPPPELQFYICLKTILFRGVINGEPIRRNHNDLKHTPRSASIHIKSFFFFSDFFITDGTFEAYAPEHLRSWFPTSSVPARNHIYITVPGGKKYRAHLKPQFFTKSKNRISNLWPAMVDRTHQNTSPPHPNHGEFSNAVASTTKV, from the coding sequence gaGCAGATGCACAATACCCTGGAAACAAAATAGGTCTAACAATGAATGATGAATGTTCTTATATGGCAGATATCCGAGGAACACGCGAAATACCCTCATGGATTCAAGAAACCCGAATAAACGAAGCACCTCCTCCCGAGCTGCAATTTTATATATGCTTGAAGACTATCCTATTCAGAGGTGTTATCAACGGGGAACCTATACGTCGCAATCATAATGATCTTAAGCATACTCCAAGGAGCGCTTCGATACACATcaaatcatttttcttctttagcGATTTTTTCATAACTGATGGCACTTTTGAAGCGTACGCTCCAGAACATCTCCGAAGCTGGTTTCCAACTTCCTCAGTACCAGCCAGAAATCACATATATATAACAGTACCAGGAGGTAAGAAGTATAGGGCACATTTAAAGccacaatttttcacaaaatctaaAAATAGAATTAGCAATCTTTGGCCTGCAATGGTCGATCGGACGCATCAAAATACATCTCCGCCACATCCAAATCATGGAGAGTTCAGCAATGCTGTAGCCAGTACAACTAAAGTGTGA